GACATGCACCCGTACGTGCACGCGTTCAGTCCCGCCATCGACCCGCCGTGGGAAACCCGTTCGGACTTCGACGCATTCGCCACCATCGCTCGTGTGTTTTCCACGTTGGCCAAGTGTCATCTGGGTACGCGTAACGATGTGGTGCTGACCGCGCTGTCGCACGACACCCCGGATGCGATGGCGTATCCCGATGGCACCGAACGCGATTGGCTGCACGCCGGTGAAACCCCGACACCGGGCAGGACGATGGGCAAGCTCACGGTCGTGGAGCGAGACTACGCCGCGACCTACGACAAGTGGCTCACCCTGGGACCGCTCATCGACAAGTTCGGGATGACCGTCAAGGGCTACACGGTCCATCCCTTCCGCGAGGTCGACGAACTGGCTGCCAAGTTCGGGGTGATGAATTCCGGTGCGGCCGCGGGCCGTCCGGCGATCACCACGGCCCGTCGGATGGCCGATACAATCCTGGCCCTGTCTCCGACGTGCAATGGCCGTCTCGCCGTCGAGGGATTCCGCGAGCTGGAGAAGCGCACCGGACAACGGCTTGCACATCTGGCCGAGGGCAGCGAGGAACGCCGGATCACCTACGCCGATACCCAGGCCCGTCCGGTCCCCGTGATCACCAGCCCGGAATGGTCCGGCAGCGAGACCGGTGGCCGCCGCTACGCCCCGTTCACGATCAACATCGAGCACCTCAAGCCGTTCCACACCCTCACCGGACGGATGCACTTCTATGTCGCCCACGACTGGGTCGAGGAGCTCGGCGAACAGCTGCCCGTCTATCGGCCGCCGCTGGACATGGCCCGGCTGTTCAACCAGCCCCACCTCGGATCCATCGAGGATGGCATCGGGCTCACGGTGCGCTACCTGACGCCGCACTCGAAATGGTCGTTCCACTCCACATACCAGGACAACCTGTACATGCTGTCGTTGTCGCGCGGTGGACCGACGATGTGGATGAGCCCGGGCGATGCGGCGAAAATCCAAGTCCGCGACAACGATTGGGTCGAGGCGGTCAACGCCAACGGCATCTACGTGTGCCGGGCGATCGTCTCGCACCGCATGCCCGACGGCGTGGTGTTCGTCTACCACGTGCAGGAACGCACCGTGGACGTGCCGCGCACCGAGACCAACAACAAACGCGGCGGCACCCACAACGCGCTGACCCGCGTGCGGATCAAGCCCAGCCACCTCGCCGGTGGCTACGGTCAGAATGCGTTCGCGTTCAACTACCTTGGCCCGACCGGCAACCAGCGCGACGAGGTGACCGTGGTGCGTCGCCGCAGCCAGGAGGTGACCTACTGACGATGAAGGTCATGGCCCAGATGGCGATGGTGATGAACCTCGACAAATGCATCGGCTGCCACACCTGCTCGGTAACCTGCAAGCAAGCGTGGACCAATCGCGCCGGAACCGAGTATGTGTGGTTCAACAACGTCGAAACCCGTCCGGGCGTCGGCTATCCGCGCAGCTACGAGGACCAGGACCGGTGGCGCGGGGGATGGGTGCGCGACAGGAAGGGCCGGCTGCGGCTGCGCGACCGCGGCCGCATCCAAAAGCTGCTGCGCATCTTCGCCAACCCCAGGCTGCCGAGCATCGACGATTACTACGAGCCGTGGACGTACGACTACGAAAACCTGACGCAGGCGCCGGCGGGTGACACCTTCCCGGTCGCGCCGCCGCGCAGCCTGATCACCGGTGAGCGGATGACGGTGTCGTGGGGATCGAACTGGGACGACGACCTCGCCGGGTCACCGGAGATCGTGCCCAACGACCCGATCCTGAAAAAGGTCGGCGACGAGGTGAAGCTGAAGCTCGAAGAGACCTTCATGTTCTACCTGCCGCGAATCTGCGAGCACTGCCTGAACCCGTCATGCGTGGCCTCGTGCCCGTCGGGGGCGATGTACAAGCGCAGCGAGGACGGCATCGTGCTCGTCGACCAGGACCGCTGCCGCGGCTGGCGGATGTGCGTGTCCGGATGTCCTTACAAGAAGGTGTATTTCAACCACAAAACCGGCAAGGCCGAGAAGTGCACCCTGTGCTATCCGCGCGTCGAGGTGGGGTTGCCCACGGTGTGTTCGGAAACGTGCGTGGGACGGTTGCGCTACCTCGGGCTGGTGCTCTACGACGTGGACCGGGTGCTCGAGGCGGCGTCGGTGGAAGACGACACCGACCTGTATGAGGCGCAGCGCCGGATCCTGTTGGACCCAGCCGATCCCGACGTGATCGCTCACGCCCGGGCACAGGGCATCTCCGCGGAGTGGATCGAGGCCGCGCAACGGTCGCCGGTGTATGCGTTGATCAACACCTACCGGGTGGCGCTGCCGCTGCACCCGGAGTATCGGACCATGCCGATGGTCTGGTACATCCCGCCGTTGTCGCCGGTGGTCGACGCGATCAGCCACGACGGCCACGACGGGGAGGACCTGGGCAACCTGTTCGGCGCGCTGGCGGCGCTTCGCATCCCGATGGCCTACCTGGCCGAGCTTTTCACCGCCGGCGACACCGCGGTGGTCGAAGGTGTGCTGCGGCGGCTGGCGGCGATGCGGTCCTACATGCGCGACATCAACCTGGGCCGCGAAACCCAGCCGCACATTCCGCACGCGGTCGGGATGACCGAAGAAGAGATTTACGGGATGTATCGGCTGCTGGCCGTGGCGAAATACGAAGAGCGCTACGTTATTCCGACCGCGTACGCGGCGGATTTGCCCGCGCCGGCCAATGTTGCCGGGGTAGAGGAGGCGGCGTGTTCGTTGTCGTACGAGGGCGGGCCGGGCATGTACGAATACGGTCCGTTCGGCGAGGGCAGCGGAACCCCCGTTCCGGTCGCAGTGGAGACGTTCCACGCGCTGCAGCAGCGACAGCGGGGAGGCGGCGGTCGCTCCAGGGTGAATCTCCTCAACTGGGATGGCAACGGCGCGCCCGAGGGACTGTTCCCGGAGCCCAAGCGATGAGGTTGTCGTCCTTAGCACGGGACCGGTCGGCCACCAGGACGATGCGGGACCGGTTGGTGTGGCAGGCGGCCTCGCTGCTGCTGTCCTACCCGGAGGACGGCCTGGGCGGGCTGGCCGCGCGGCTGGACACCGTCGACGAACTGCTGGCCCACATCAGCGGACCCGCGGCGACGCTGCTCGGGCGGACCGTCGAGGCGCTGCGTGCACGCGAGCCGATGGCCGTCGCGATGGATTACGTCGAGACGTTCGATATGCGGCGGCGCACCACGATGTACCTGACGTACTGGACGGCCGGGGACACCCGAAATCGTGGCCGGGAGATGCTGGCGTTCGCCACCGCCTACCGGGGCGCGGGGGTGGAGCCGCCGCGCGCCGAGGCACCGGATCACCTACCCGTCGTCCTGGAATTCGCCGCGATCGTCGATCCCGAGGTCGGGCGCGGATTACTCACCGAGCATCGCGTCCCGATCGACGTGCTGCGCTGCGCCCTGGCGGACGCCAAGTCGCCGTACGCACATACCGTGGCGGCGGTCTGCGCCACGCTGCCGGCGGCAAACGACCAGGACGTGCGCCGGGCACAGCGGTTGGCCCAGAGCGGTCCTCCTGTGGAATCCGTTGGGCTGCAACCATTTACCTTGACCGTACCGCCCAAGCGCACCGAGGGAGGCTGACGGTTGTGCACATGAGACTAATCGAGATCTTCTGGGACGACGCGCCTTACGTCGTGCTGGCGATCGCGGTCGTCGGCACCTGGTGGC
This is a stretch of genomic DNA from Mycobacterium lacus. It encodes these proteins:
- the narH gene encoding nitrate reductase subunit beta, yielding MKVMAQMAMVMNLDKCIGCHTCSVTCKQAWTNRAGTEYVWFNNVETRPGVGYPRSYEDQDRWRGGWVRDRKGRLRLRDRGRIQKLLRIFANPRLPSIDDYYEPWTYDYENLTQAPAGDTFPVAPPRSLITGERMTVSWGSNWDDDLAGSPEIVPNDPILKKVGDEVKLKLEETFMFYLPRICEHCLNPSCVASCPSGAMYKRSEDGIVLVDQDRCRGWRMCVSGCPYKKVYFNHKTGKAEKCTLCYPRVEVGLPTVCSETCVGRLRYLGLVLYDVDRVLEAASVEDDTDLYEAQRRILLDPADPDVIAHARAQGISAEWIEAAQRSPVYALINTYRVALPLHPEYRTMPMVWYIPPLSPVVDAISHDGHDGEDLGNLFGALAALRIPMAYLAELFTAGDTAVVEGVLRRLAAMRSYMRDINLGRETQPHIPHAVGMTEEEIYGMYRLLAVAKYEERYVIPTAYAADLPAPANVAGVEEAACSLSYEGGPGMYEYGPFGEGSGTPVPVAVETFHALQQRQRGGGGRSRVNLLNWDGNGAPEGLFPEPKR
- the narJ gene encoding nitrate reductase molybdenum cofactor assembly chaperone, producing MRLSSLARDRSATRTMRDRLVWQAASLLLSYPEDGLGGLAARLDTVDELLAHISGPAATLLGRTVEALRAREPMAVAMDYVETFDMRRRTTMYLTYWTAGDTRNRGREMLAFATAYRGAGVEPPRAEAPDHLPVVLEFAAIVDPEVGRGLLTEHRVPIDVLRCALADAKSPYAHTVAAVCATLPAANDQDVRRAQRLAQSGPPVESVGLQPFTLTVPPKRTEGG